The DNA region TATACCCAGCTTCAAGCATTCCGATAGGTATTGATTTAAAATCTGCTTTTGCGCTGCCGTCAGCGGAAAGTTTGAGTTTGACCTCAAGTCTTTCGAGATTTTCCTCCGGTGCATTGAGAGGTATTATCCCCACCTCCTTAGATATGGCATCGACAAATGATGCACCGTGGTCACTGCAGCTAAAGTAAGGATATTTGAAAGTAAGACCGGTGGCATCAAGTACCTGCCAGTGTCCGTCAGGAAGCTTAACGCGAGAAATAAGGTGATTAGCCCTTGTCGATGGGAGACACCTGTAAAAAAATGTATTTCCCGCATTAAGGATTATAGGATGAGCTTCGAAGCCAGCGGCTTTAAGCATGGTGCATAAAAGTATTCCTTTATCTGAACAGTCCCCATAGCCGTTTTCAAGTGTCTCCTCGGCAGGATGACCAGTCTGACCTGACGATACACTTCCCTTTATCGATATGTACCTTATCTTGCGCTGAACCCAGCGATAAATCCTATCTATCTTCTCCTCAGGGGTTTTTGCCCCTTTTATTATTTCGTCAACGAGCTTCTGAATAGTATCGGTAACTATCATGCGCTTCTTCTGGAAATTCGCGAGCCAATCGAAAAGATAGTCCCAGTCCGGCATAGTTACACCGTAAAGATTGGGAGTAACATTACTATAACCTATCATCCGCCTTTCATAAACAAAGGGCGGAACATGCATGTAGTGCCATTTATAGAGTTTTGATGTATCATCGACGGTTATCTCTGGCGACGATGAACGCATGGAATCGACGAATTCCTTAACCTTTTCCCCAAGAGAGCTGTCAGCAAGTATGACCTCTCCCGGCTTGAATCCATCCAGCTGGAACATCGTGGGAAAGAGGCAGAATTTCTTGTGAGCATCGGTTCCATAATACAGAGCCGAGCCAATAACGCGCCCGGGATTCTGTAAAAAGTAGTATAGCGTTTTATCCTTTGGAATCCTTACTTCATACCGGCTTGAGTAAACTGGATCCTCGTCCTGAAAATACCATGTAATTCTATATATGAAGGTATCGTAGGGATTGTAAGTCTCGGTTTCGTATACATATTCAACTATCGCGCCTATCTGCACATTGGGAATGTCGAGGCTGTAGACTTTTCCGTAACCAAAAAATGGACCACCACGGGTTATAGAGCTTATCGTCGCCTTTGAGGTGTCAGCGTAAACTATAGTGCTATCCGGAAGTATTACTCTTGCCCAAAGCACTCTGCTTGCGGAACGCCCCTCATTTATGTAAAGTCTTCTTTTCCCCCATTCCAACCGTGATGACTTTAAAATTTTGC from bacterium includes:
- a CDS encoding DUF3857 domain-containing protein is translated as MRRVLTCVAIFLVALSFAGKIEFYGGGEEKAKKIILKNDEFIIDGEKIPKAKIRRVVFAEAKKGKVEAKKVEEAYPPEFLMAVADSLESKYPDAAGLILIDHGYSLLRSDGTRYYKYHFAGKILKSSRLEWGKRRLYINEGRSASRVLWARVILPDSTIVYADTSKATISSITRGGPFFGYGKVYSLDIPNVQIGAIVEYVYETETYNPYDTFIYRITWYFQDEDPVYSSRYEVRIPKDKTLYYFLQNPGRVIGSALYYGTDAHKKFCLFPTMFQLDGFKPGEVILADSSLGEKVKEFVDSMRSSSPEITVDDTSKLYKWHYMHVPPFVYERRMIGYSNVTPNLYGVTMPDWDYLFDWLANFQKKRMIVTDTIQKLVDEIIKGAKTPEEKIDRIYRWVQRKIRYISIKGSVSSGQTGHPAEETLENGYGDCSDKGILLCTMLKAAGFEAHPIILNAGNTFFYRCLPSTRANHLISRVKLPDGHWQVLDATGLTFKYPYFSCSDHGASFVDAISKEVGIIPLNAPEENLERLEVKLKLSADGSAKADFKSIPIGMLEAGYRAFWEYQQKERYRVIVTNWMNSVFPRAKIDTFGIEGLGSMDSQLCEWAKVSVDSFPSVEGDIWIIDIPGVKYSMSGFEEVNLAERKYAIKYSCPRAKEYNVTIELPKGARVVGLPEGVKLSCEPYADFSITYSKKGNKITVHEKFRLKKIKIPTRDYQRYKDFIIAAKQAAEQRIFIKKPM